A stretch of Candidatus Cloacimonadota bacterium DNA encodes these proteins:
- a CDS encoding amidohydrolase family protein, with protein sequence MNLEIRGAWIVTPTETEILVEKKDIYILEGNIYFSKPFEKADRIIDATNKIVFPGFVNAHHHIYSTLSKGVPCEVPFKDFEGNLKQLWWTLDHSLQKEDMILSTAIAAKDSIKQGVTTIFDHHISGYTENSLTDMSEVFDAYGISGTLAFELSDRNGEEFFQKSLDENVRFAKAQKGKSVQGMIGLHASFTLSDESLQKIANASQDFPVHVHVAEGEIDGIQCLEKYGKGLIERFDSFGLLRDNSLLIHCSNLTEKDIEILKNRNVFIAQALDSNLNNALNVGNISQFISEGIKTTVGTDGMHSSAMKAYKNSLIFTKFLNKTPDIGYPEMQALFLNSFKLKKAFGLPLGVLEDESADLAIFDYEPATPFNTDQFLGHFIFGITESRCQYVIKNDEILLDDYHITKDLYQDLFERSWEISGKMFKRFEENKKLYE encoded by the coding sequence ATGAATTTAGAAATTCGTGGTGCCTGGATCGTGACACCAACCGAAACGGAAATCCTGGTAGAAAAGAAAGACATCTATATTTTGGAAGGAAATATCTACTTTTCCAAACCATTTGAAAAAGCAGATCGAATTATTGATGCTACCAACAAAATCGTTTTCCCGGGATTTGTAAATGCTCATCATCACATCTATTCCACACTTTCCAAGGGTGTACCTTGCGAGGTTCCTTTTAAAGATTTTGAAGGTAATCTGAAACAGCTCTGGTGGACTCTGGATCATTCTCTGCAAAAAGAAGATATGATCCTTTCTACTGCTATCGCTGCCAAAGATTCGATCAAACAGGGAGTAACAACAATTTTTGACCATCACATTTCCGGCTACACCGAAAACTCTCTTACGGATATGTCAGAAGTTTTTGATGCCTATGGAATCAGCGGAACGCTGGCATTTGAGCTTTCCGATCGAAATGGAGAAGAATTTTTTCAAAAGTCATTAGATGAAAACGTGCGTTTTGCCAAAGCTCAAAAAGGTAAATCGGTACAAGGCATGATCGGTCTGCACGCCAGTTTCACACTCAGTGATGAAAGCTTGCAGAAGATCGCAAATGCATCACAGGATTTTCCAGTCCATGTACATGTGGCAGAAGGTGAGATCGACGGCATCCAATGCCTGGAAAAATATGGTAAAGGTCTTATCGAACGCTTTGACAGTTTTGGATTATTGAGAGATAATTCGCTTCTCATCCATTGCAGTAATCTGACCGAAAAAGACATCGAAATTCTGAAAAACCGAAATGTGTTTATTGCTCAAGCGCTCGATTCCAACCTGAATAACGCCTTGAATGTAGGAAATATTTCCCAATTTATTTCGGAAGGAATCAAAACCACTGTCGGTACTGATGGAATGCATTCCAGTGCGATGAAAGCTTACAAAAATTCGTTGATCTTCACAAAGTTTTTGAACAAAACACCAGACATCGGTTATCCGGAAATGCAAGCGCTTTTCTTGAATAGTTTTAAACTGAAAAAAGCATTTGGCTTGCCGCTGGGTGTTCTGGAAGATGAGTCTGCCGATCTGGCAATATTCGATTACGAACCGGCAACGCCATTCAACACAGATCAATTCCTGGGACATTTCATTTTCGGCATCACCGAATCTCGCTGCCAATATGTGATCAAGAATGATGAAATCCTACTCGATGATTATCATATAACCAAAGATTTGTATCAAGATTTGTTCGAAAGAAGTTGGGAAATTTCCGGAAAGATGTTTAAAAGATTTGAAGAGAATAAGAAGTTGTATGAATAG